One window of Paenibacillus sp. FSL K6-3182 genomic DNA carries:
- a CDS encoding carbohydrate ABC transporter permease, with the protein METNRLLGDRLVKSLAYCFIGLFALVCLYPLVLTLSVSFSSEQAIVKNGYSIIPLSPSLDTYKYIYVNSGMKILKSYGVTIFVTVIGTVSALLITSMIAFSISVKKLRYRNIIAFISNFTIIFSAGLIPWYMVSVNYYGLKNSILALILPSIFSVWNMFLLRTYFSSISPSLYEAAEMDGANYFTIYLKVALPLSKTALLTVGLMYALNYWNDWWNALIFINDKDLFPLQYYLYNILSNVNAISSGRIPSGASGNITLPAETVKMAITVITIGPIIFLFPFIQKYFVHGIMAGAVKE; encoded by the coding sequence ATGGAAACTAATCGATTGCTTGGGGATAGACTCGTAAAGAGCTTGGCGTACTGTTTTATTGGCTTATTTGCACTCGTATGTTTATACCCGCTTGTATTGACCTTAAGTGTTTCCTTCTCATCTGAGCAGGCCATTGTCAAAAATGGTTATTCCATTATCCCGCTGAGTCCAAGTTTGGATACGTATAAATATATCTATGTGAATAGTGGCATGAAGATATTGAAATCTTATGGCGTAACCATCTTTGTAACTGTAATTGGTACGGTAAGCGCATTGCTGATTACAAGTATGATTGCATTCTCGATATCCGTAAAAAAGCTGAGATATCGCAATATTATCGCATTCATTAGCAACTTTACGATTATTTTCTCGGCCGGCTTGATTCCGTGGTATATGGTTAGCGTGAATTATTACGGTTTGAAAAATAGTATTTTAGCGTTAATCCTTCCTTCTATTTTTAGCGTATGGAATATGTTTTTGCTGCGAACGTATTTTTCTAGCATTTCACCGTCTTTATATGAAGCGGCGGAGATGGATGGAGCTAATTATTTTACCATTTATTTGAAAGTAGCTCTTCCTTTAAGCAAGACTGCTCTGCTCACAGTGGGATTAATGTATGCGCTGAATTATTGGAATGATTGGTGGAATGCACTCATCTTCATCAACGATAAGGATCTATTTCCGCTGCAATATTATCTCTACAACATTCTATCCAATGTAAATGCGATCAGCTCCGGCCGTATTCCCTCTGGGGCTTCCGGCAACATAACGCTGCCTGCAGAAACAGTAAAGATGGCAATTACCGTTATCACAATTGGTCCTATTATTTTCCTATTTCCCTTTATACAAAAGTATTTCGTTCATGGCATTATGGCGGGCGCAGTAAAGGAATAA
- a CDS encoding alpha/beta hydrolase, whose translation MLQIKRVLRSKWLLWTTGIVLIIIIAFSTVSFLLVNSVSAAFETGSVEEKYASSGEYDVETSEILDEHGEKLYKVYSPKSHDSMHPLIAWGNGTGALPEQYDELFNHLASWGFIVIDTFSTTTGTGKEIVASIDYMLTQNDMPGSPFYQRIQKDQIGAAGHSQGSTGVINAHTNFEHGALIKTVVSIALPKLKYCDPEDVYDTSAIKVPFFVMSGTRDFIISPSSSNKVEISKANPHIPAMMAMAKGAAHTAIEQDGGQHRGYLTAWMKYRLMDDSQAMTAFMSKDAEILTNQRWKDVYSANMQQ comes from the coding sequence ATGCTACAAATTAAGAGAGTTCTCAGAAGCAAATGGCTATTATGGACGACCGGCATTGTTTTAATTATAATTATTGCTTTCTCTACGGTGTCCTTTCTGCTGGTGAACTCCGTTTCAGCTGCTTTTGAGACGGGCAGCGTGGAAGAGAAATATGCTTCATCTGGAGAATACGATGTAGAGACAAGCGAGATCTTAGACGAACATGGTGAAAAGCTGTATAAAGTCTACTCCCCAAAATCACATGATTCGATGCATCCTCTCATTGCTTGGGGCAACGGAACAGGAGCACTGCCTGAGCAATACGATGAACTTTTTAACCATTTAGCTAGTTGGGGATTTATAGTTATTGATACTTTTAGTACAACCACTGGAACAGGAAAAGAAATTGTTGCCTCTATTGATTATATGTTAACACAAAACGATATGCCCGGCAGCCCGTTCTATCAACGAATTCAAAAAGATCAAATAGGCGCTGCAGGTCATTCTCAAGGCTCCACAGGTGTAATAAACGCCCACACCAACTTTGAACATGGCGCTCTCATCAAGACGGTTGTCTCAATTGCGCTCCCGAAGCTGAAATATTGCGATCCAGAGGATGTTTACGACACATCCGCAATAAAGGTACCTTTTTTTGTAATGAGTGGAACGCGTGATTTTATTATCTCTCCTTCATCCTCCAACAAAGTAGAGATTAGTAAGGCAAATCCACATATTCCAGCAATGATGGCGATGGCAAAAGGGGCGGCACATACGGCGATTGAACAAGATGGCGGACAACATAGAGGATATCTGACCGCATGGATGAAATATCGGTTAATGGACGATTCACAGGCTATGACCGCCTTTATGAGCAAAGACGCTGAAATTTTAACGAACCAACGCTGGAAAGATGTTTATTCAGCAAACATGCAGCAATAA
- a CDS encoding iron chaperone, translated as MEVFEEYLATIVNPQHRSRTEEVLTWVTKKFPNLKPKIAWKQPMFTDHDTFIIGFSVAKQHMAVAPEKAGINHFSEEIVQSGYDNTKELIRIPWASPVDFLLLEKIIEFNILDKADCSTFWR; from the coding sequence ATGGAAGTTTTTGAAGAATATTTAGCAACTATCGTAAATCCACAACATCGGAGTCGAACGGAAGAAGTATTAACTTGGGTAACTAAGAAATTTCCAAATTTAAAGCCAAAAATCGCCTGGAAGCAGCCTATGTTTACCGATCACGACACATTTATTATTGGCTTTAGCGTAGCCAAACAACATATGGCTGTTGCCCCTGAAAAAGCAGGCATTAATCATTTTTCTGAGGAGATTGTGCAATCAGGTTATGACAACACCAAGGAGTTGATACGTATCCCGTGGGCTAGTCCGGTCGATTTCTTATTACTTGAGAAAATAATCGAGTTTAATATTTTGGATAAGGCAGACTGTTCGACTTTTTGGCGCTAG
- a CDS encoding class I SAM-dependent methyltransferase: MGESIKDQVQKQFGKNAAKYVTSSRHAKGEDLAFLVSSSQANKEMEVLDVATGGGHVANALAPLVRHVIAYDLTEQMLEKAAEFIHGNGHSNVDFVQGDAELLPFADASFDLVACRIAAHHFPNVPAFASEAFRVIKPGGKLLLIDNVAPENDAFDEFYNQVEKKRDPSHVRAWKKSEWINLLENSGFRLEIMVCFPKPFKFQDWCERSDLPEAEQALLETKMLQTPKEMKDFFSIQTDEPGRLTSFNGESVYIQAIRS, from the coding sequence ATGGGAGAATCAATAAAAGATCAAGTACAGAAGCAATTTGGAAAAAATGCTGCAAAATATGTAACAAGCAGCCGCCATGCCAAAGGCGAAGATTTGGCTTTTCTTGTTTCGTCATCCCAAGCCAACAAGGAGATGGAGGTACTTGACGTTGCAACAGGAGGCGGGCATGTGGCCAATGCGCTTGCACCGCTCGTCCGCCATGTGATTGCTTATGATCTGACAGAACAGATGTTAGAGAAGGCAGCGGAATTTATTCATGGTAATGGACATTCTAACGTCGACTTCGTACAGGGGGATGCCGAGCTGCTTCCATTTGCCGATGCTTCCTTTGACTTGGTAGCTTGCCGTATTGCAGCGCATCATTTTCCAAATGTGCCTGCTTTCGCTTCAGAAGCATTCCGCGTCATTAAGCCGGGCGGCAAGCTGCTTCTAATTGACAATGTTGCTCCTGAGAATGATGCGTTTGATGAATTTTACAATCAGGTTGAAAAGAAAAGGGACCCTAGCCATGTTCGTGCCTGGAAAAAGTCTGAATGGATTAACCTGCTGGAGAATAGCGGGTTTCGCCTTGAAATAATGGTTTGTTTTCCCAAACCGTTTAAATTCCAAGATTGGTGTGAACGGTCTGATCTTCCAGAAGCGGAGCAGGCTTTACTTGAGACAAAAATGCTGCAAACCCCAAAGGAGATGAAAGATTTTTTCTCTATCCAAACTGATGAACCTGGCAGACTTACCTCATTTAACGGAGAATCTGTATATATTCAAGCGATCCGTTCATAA
- a CDS encoding LacI family DNA-binding transcriptional regulator, translated as MSTIRDVAKLANVSTATVSRVLNNDTKYKITDETRERVWQAVTQLNYKITDSPKHQAATKDHSANKAQVKIGCVLSVTKNKYNDPYFMSILSGVEKRLLQSGYNIAFIRTGPELDDKKILFNTFSESITGLILMESLNSETYEYVRKQVPHIVGIDTERWDIDNVGYDHYNVASLAVSHLIEKGHTNIGYIGGSGLKSNLKESRRYQGYYSTMHAAGMSVNPEWLIDCMWDEVVCIDKVNHLCQTNNLPTAFFAASDLMAMATLNSLYNNGISVPDEVAVIGLSNIEVSKYSNPPLSTIDVPTEEIGMVAVDLLLERMNGNSLLPKKVILPTHLVVRSST; from the coding sequence ATGAGTACGATTAGGGATGTTGCAAAATTAGCGAATGTGTCCACGGCTACCGTATCTAGAGTTTTAAATAATGATACGAAGTATAAAATCACAGATGAAACACGAGAAAGAGTCTGGCAGGCCGTTACACAGCTTAACTATAAAATTACTGATAGCCCCAAGCATCAAGCAGCAACGAAGGATCATTCGGCAAACAAAGCTCAAGTCAAAATAGGGTGCGTATTAAGTGTGACAAAAAACAAGTATAACGATCCTTATTTCATGTCTATATTATCCGGTGTAGAAAAGAGATTGCTTCAATCAGGTTATAATATTGCCTTTATTCGAACAGGTCCTGAATTAGATGATAAGAAGATATTGTTTAACACGTTTAGTGAATCGATTACAGGCCTTATCCTAATGGAATCCTTAAATAGCGAAACATATGAATATGTTCGCAAGCAGGTACCTCATATTGTTGGTATCGATACAGAACGCTGGGATATTGATAATGTAGGTTATGACCATTACAATGTTGCTTCTCTAGCCGTTAGCCATCTTATTGAAAAAGGACATACGAATATTGGCTATATAGGTGGAAGCGGTTTAAAAAGCAATTTAAAAGAGAGCCGGCGCTATCAAGGGTACTATTCCACCATGCATGCCGCTGGAATGAGTGTTAATCCCGAATGGCTTATTGATTGCATGTGGGATGAGGTTGTCTGTATCGATAAAGTCAATCATTTATGCCAAACAAACAACTTGCCTACAGCCTTCTTTGCAGCCAGTGATTTGATGGCTATGGCAACCCTTAACAGCTTATATAACAACGGGATCTCTGTGCCTGATGAAGTGGCTGTTATCGGCCTATCCAACATTGAAGTATCCAAATACTCCAATCCTCCTCTATCAACCATTGATGTGCCGACCGAGGAAATTGGGATGGTCGCCGTTGACTTATTATTAGAACGAATGAATGGGAATAGCTTGCTGCCGAAGAAGGTTATTTTACCTACACATTTGGTCGTTCGCAGCTCTACTTAA
- a CDS encoding DinB family protein, with the protein MLYDLKGEANMTPIVGMLFSAVKENNQRLQLITRGMSQGEVDYKGPDHNFNSTAQLIKHLMCVDLNWVYRLMGQPLPQSLKELYGPMIDENNRLPMVKGISLNTIMTKYDDVLKMLNDSCAQLTDAELDKVVTFGHENEKRATIRWGLWHMADHSRYHQAHINLLRKWYGDNSLSK; encoded by the coding sequence ATGCTTTACGATTTAAAGGGTGAAGCCAATATGACACCTATTGTGGGAATGTTATTTTCCGCTGTAAAAGAGAATAACCAACGGCTGCAATTAATTACACGCGGCATGTCACAAGGAGAAGTAGATTACAAGGGACCTGATCACAATTTTAATAGTACTGCTCAGCTAATTAAACATCTCATGTGTGTTGATCTAAATTGGGTTTATAGATTAATGGGGCAACCACTTCCACAGTCATTAAAGGAATTATATGGCCCCATGATAGATGAAAATAATAGGCTTCCTATGGTCAAAGGGATATCTTTGAATACAATAATGACCAAATATGATGATGTATTAAAAATGTTAAATGATTCATGTGCACAATTAACAGATGCTGAATTAGACAAAGTTGTTACTTTTGGACATGAAAATGAAAAGCGTGCAACGATACGTTGGGGCTTGTGGCATATGGCTGACCATAGCCGCTATCATCAAGCTCATATTAATTTGCTTAGGAAATGGTATGGTGACAATTCTCTGTCTAAATAA
- a CDS encoding DUF4832 domain-containing protein has product MNKAMTVYPVIVDSLLSNPGIGFTSAPGLMDDIGDVFDNRGEKKEKYKFTQDSRTYNHPDSKVYFCSARWRDIEIAKGVFRWEVLEEKLEYAKSMGCTAVVRCSPYALSEEDDIPEWFRAESPEEPDFPFWRVDPETTRYVEYWSDFIKAFAKKYDGHPVISSIDLTIVGAWGEGGGTEFLEPEAIQRITDAYLDGFKITPLQALLHDPLSMKIITDRKAKVGFRVDCLGDMGGFHGKRWSHMTDFYPQNIQNFKMENAWEKAPILFEACWHMNDWYIQGWDIDYIIQETLKWHISSFNNKGTIVPEPWKDHVKQWLNKMGYRFELRKFTYDAEVESGGNLDVAALWANVGVAPIYNRYPLVLKLTSNNQTYTLYSREDIREWLPDEDIAWEESFSIPSDVPAGEYRLEIGIETGVQEIGNVKLAIEGNTDGYYEMGKLLIKGDQ; this is encoded by the coding sequence ATGAATAAAGCGATGACCGTGTACCCGGTAATCGTGGATAGCTTACTAAGCAATCCTGGCATTGGTTTTACTTCAGCACCTGGTTTAATGGATGACATCGGTGATGTGTTTGACAATAGAGGGGAAAAGAAAGAGAAATATAAATTTACGCAAGACAGCAGGACATACAATCATCCGGATAGCAAAGTCTATTTCTGCAGTGCTCGCTGGAGGGATATAGAAATTGCAAAAGGTGTTTTCAGGTGGGAAGTGCTTGAGGAAAAGCTAGAGTATGCCAAATCCATGGGATGTACTGCGGTGGTACGTTGTTCGCCATATGCACTAAGTGAAGAAGATGATATACCGGAATGGTTTCGAGCGGAAAGTCCGGAGGAGCCCGATTTTCCTTTTTGGAGAGTAGATCCTGAGACAACGAGGTATGTGGAGTATTGGTCTGATTTTATAAAAGCTTTTGCAAAGAAGTATGACGGGCATCCCGTTATAAGCTCTATAGATTTGACGATTGTAGGAGCATGGGGGGAAGGCGGAGGCACGGAATTTTTAGAGCCAGAGGCCATTCAACGTATTACAGATGCTTATTTGGATGGTTTTAAAATAACACCTTTGCAAGCGCTTTTACATGATCCACTTTCAATGAAGATCATAACGGATCGTAAAGCCAAAGTAGGCTTTCGTGTCGATTGTCTAGGCGATATGGGCGGTTTTCATGGCAAACGATGGTCTCATATGACCGACTTTTACCCTCAGAATATACAGAACTTTAAAATGGAAAATGCATGGGAGAAAGCTCCGATTTTATTTGAAGCATGCTGGCATATGAATGACTGGTATATTCAGGGCTGGGATATTGATTACATTATTCAAGAAACGCTCAAATGGCATATTTCTTCATTCAACAACAAAGGGACAATCGTACCGGAGCCGTGGAAAGATCATGTGAAGCAGTGGCTAAACAAGATGGGCTACCGCTTTGAATTAAGAAAGTTCACTTATGATGCTGAAGTTGAGTCAGGCGGGAATCTAGATGTTGCTGCTTTGTGGGCTAATGTTGGGGTCGCACCTATTTATAATCGCTATCCGCTTGTATTGAAGCTAACAAGCAATAATCAGACATATACACTTTATAGCAGAGAAGATATAAGAGAATGGCTGCCGGACGAAGATATTGCTTGGGAAGAGAGTTTTTCGATTCCGAGCGATGTGCCAGCAGGAGAGTATCGTTTAGAAATTGGCATAGAAACAGGTGTGCAAGAGATTGGAAATGTTAAGCTGGCGATTGAAGGAAATACGGACGGCTATTACGAGATGGGAAAACTTTTAATAAAAGGGGATCAGTAA
- a CDS encoding ABC transporter permease subunit, whose amino-acid sequence MSSVVKGFLYEIKKNRILYLMCVPALVVLIMFSYIPFAGIWMAFTDFNVVDGIFGSKFVGLDNFTYFFSKNSMGWKVTYNTLYINFFSLILGIIVPVSIAVFLNEIRNKSFKRIAQSMMFFPYFISWVVVGAILYGIFSTDVGVANNILEFFGADPIRWYSEPKYWKWIIILSSVWKWSGYSSILYMAAMANFDGSLYEAAKVDGANKLQRIVFLTIPMLKPTIIVLTLLSVGRIFYGDFGMIYGIVGNNPVLIDEVTVIDTYVYQSMRTLGFSYSTAIGLFQSLMGLILISAANKSAKKINDGEGLF is encoded by the coding sequence ATGAGTTCAGTTGTGAAAGGTTTCTTATATGAGATAAAGAAAAACAGAATATTGTATCTCATGTGCGTGCCTGCGCTTGTTGTATTAATCATGTTCAGCTACATCCCTTTTGCAGGAATATGGATGGCATTTACCGACTTTAATGTAGTTGACGGCATATTTGGCAGTAAATTTGTTGGTCTTGATAACTTCACTTACTTTTTCTCTAAAAATAGCATGGGCTGGAAGGTTACCTATAACACCTTATACATCAACTTTTTCAGCCTCATTTTAGGCATTATTGTTCCAGTCAGTATCGCTGTTTTTTTAAACGAGATACGGAATAAATCGTTTAAACGGATTGCTCAAAGCATGATGTTTTTTCCCTATTTTATATCGTGGGTTGTAGTGGGCGCTATTCTGTACGGGATCTTCTCAACGGATGTAGGTGTTGCCAACAATATTTTGGAATTTTTTGGGGCAGATCCGATTAGATGGTATTCAGAACCGAAGTATTGGAAATGGATCATTATTCTATCGAGTGTTTGGAAGTGGAGCGGGTATAGCTCTATTCTTTACATGGCTGCAATGGCTAACTTTGATGGGAGCTTGTATGAAGCAGCGAAAGTAGATGGCGCGAATAAGCTGCAGCGCATTGTTTTCTTAACGATTCCTATGCTAAAACCAACGATCATTGTCTTGACATTACTAAGTGTTGGACGGATCTTTTATGGCGACTTTGGTATGATATACGGCATTGTCGGTAATAACCCTGTACTCATTGACGAGGTTACCGTAATTGATACCTATGTTTACCAGTCTATGCGTACGTTGGGCTTTTCTTATTCGACTGCAATCGGATTATTTCAGTCTCTAATGGGATTAATTCTAATCTCTGCAGCTAACAAATCGGCTAAGAAAATAAACGATGGAGAGGGTCTATTTTAA
- a CDS encoding Gfo/Idh/MocA family oxidoreductase has protein sequence MKLALIGAGQRGMIYSEYASKTVEIVAVVEPNDNRRKVAADQFGIPLEKQFQSVDEFYRLGKICDALIISSMDRDHYTQTMEALDLGYDILLEKPISPSPEECLRIQQKANEKGRKVIVCHVLRYTNFFAEIKKIIDSNELGKIITIQHNENVGNYHMAHSFVRGNWRNSDLASPIIMQKSCHDMDILAWLVDSDAKRISSYGDLTYFKEENAPANSADRCLDCKVAADCRFDARKAYLPIRGQWPATTISVDQTEEGLLKALETSPYGRCVYRSDNNVCDHQASIIEFKNGVTVTFNLSGFTNKMYRTLKIMCEHGEIRGDDSLNIIEVTRFTSNMSEQYEHTVIRPAAMNGGHNGGDTGLMIDFLDNLVNEDSNSRSSIDRSVESHIMAYAAERARVTGTVIDIDHLKEELQETLRDSRSITMQR, from the coding sequence TTGAAACTTGCATTAATCGGAGCAGGGCAAAGAGGCATGATTTATTCAGAATACGCAAGCAAAACAGTAGAAATTGTTGCGGTAGTTGAACCAAATGACAATAGAAGAAAGGTAGCAGCCGATCAGTTCGGCATCCCTCTGGAGAAACAATTTCAATCTGTAGATGAATTTTATCGATTGGGAAAAATTTGCGACGCTCTTATTATTTCTTCGATGGACAGAGACCATTATACGCAAACGATGGAAGCGCTTGATCTTGGTTATGACATTCTGTTGGAAAAACCAATTTCGCCAAGTCCGGAGGAATGTTTAAGAATACAACAAAAAGCGAATGAAAAAGGTCGCAAAGTTATCGTTTGTCATGTGCTCCGATATACAAATTTTTTCGCAGAAATAAAAAAAATTATTGATAGCAATGAGTTGGGAAAGATCATAACCATTCAGCATAATGAAAACGTCGGAAATTATCATATGGCTCATTCTTTTGTAAGGGGGAATTGGAGAAACAGCGACCTAGCGAGCCCAATTATTATGCAGAAATCCTGTCATGATATGGATATATTGGCATGGCTTGTGGACAGTGATGCGAAGCGGATTTCTTCCTATGGAGACCTGACTTATTTTAAAGAAGAGAATGCACCAGCTAATAGCGCTGATCGATGCCTAGACTGTAAAGTTGCCGCAGATTGCCGCTTCGATGCCAGAAAGGCTTATCTTCCAATCAGAGGCCAATGGCCGGCTACAACGATTTCGGTGGATCAGACCGAAGAGGGATTATTGAAAGCTTTGGAAACAAGCCCTTATGGACGCTGTGTTTATCGGTCTGATAATAATGTTTGTGACCATCAAGCATCCATTATTGAGTTCAAAAACGGCGTAACGGTCACCTTTAATTTAAGTGGTTTTACCAATAAGATGTATCGTACGCTTAAAATTATGTGCGAGCATGGAGAAATTAGAGGTGATGACAGCTTAAATATCATTGAAGTAACGCGGTTCACATCCAATATGTCTGAACAATATGAGCACACCGTGATCCGGCCAGCTGCCATGAATGGCGGACATAATGGCGGGGATACAGGACTGATGATTGATTTCTTGGACAATTTAGTAAATGAGGACAGCAACAGCAGATCTTCCATTGATAGATCAGTAGAAAGTCACATTATGGCCTATGCAGCTGAGAGAGCAAGGGTTACAGGTACGGTAATTGATATCGATCATTTAAAGGAAGAGCTGCAAGAAACATTACGCGATAGCCGCTCGATAACGATGCAAAGGTAG
- a CDS encoding heme biosynthesis protein HemY: MKCKINRNAATVLKKMLSSNESEGKMIRVFITQNHGDHGHYDIKLDTPTEHDEIVKTDKDIEIVLDKREPLLDGVWIQYFYVPEEGFFITNPSTGFLEK; this comes from the coding sequence GCAGCAACCGTTTTAAAAAAGATGTTGAGCAGTAATGAATCGGAGGGGAAGATGATTCGTGTTTTTATAACTCAGAATCATGGAGATCATGGTCATTATGATATAAAGCTGGATACACCTACTGAACATGATGAAATTGTAAAAACAGACAAAGACATTGAAATTGTATTAGATAAACGTGAACCGCTATTAGATGGGGTTTGGATTCAATATTTTTATGTGCCGGAAGAAGGTTTCTTCATAACGAACCCTTCTACAGGTTTTCTTGAGAAATAA
- a CDS encoding cell wall hydrolase yields the protein MNRFLTLFVLLVLVTAAVSNHKVEASPVLKLGSKGQDITDLQFRLQTMGYYHLPIDNSFGKATRTAVQSFQKKSGLQGDGVVGPKTWAKLKKLSVNKKELSMLARVIYAEARGEEYKGQVAVGAVVMNRLQSSKFPNTVKEVIMEPNAFSAVKDGQYWLIPNQTAFKAAKAAVKGNDPTGNALFFFNPIITNSAWFKTRTATKKIGSHQFTL from the coding sequence ATGAACAGATTTTTGACTCTATTTGTCCTACTTGTACTAGTTACCGCAGCCGTATCAAATCACAAAGTTGAGGCTTCACCCGTGTTGAAACTTGGCAGCAAGGGACAGGACATTACAGATCTGCAGTTTCGGCTTCAAACAATGGGTTATTACCATTTGCCCATCGATAACAGTTTTGGAAAGGCTACCCGCACTGCGGTTCAATCCTTTCAAAAAAAGAGCGGTCTCCAGGGTGACGGCGTTGTAGGTCCAAAAACTTGGGCGAAGCTCAAAAAATTATCGGTCAACAAAAAAGAACTTTCCATGCTCGCACGTGTCATCTATGCCGAGGCTAGAGGAGAAGAGTATAAAGGCCAAGTGGCGGTTGGGGCGGTTGTCATGAATCGGCTTCAGTCTTCAAAATTCCCGAACACAGTAAAAGAAGTCATTATGGAGCCCAATGCGTTCTCTGCCGTAAAAGACGGACAGTACTGGCTTATTCCGAACCAAACCGCATTCAAAGCCGCTAAAGCTGCTGTAAAAGGGAATGATCCTACTGGCAATGCGTTGTTCTTCTTTAATCCGATAATTACCAATTCGGCTTGGTTCAAGACGCGTACAGCCACTAAGAAAATAGGCAGTCATCAGTTTACACTTTAA
- a CDS encoding DUF4832 domain-containing protein codes for MGKYSLENYEKYKTVKFRPYPLPSNDAQSRNGVFQYVSYSWNELEPTRGEYKLEQVKAALNTATNPILMIKPDLPIWVKGHEVECFAAFIRKVGSYIDSDSRVEGVVISTLADGKEEWNAYTDSLEATTLLADLHNAKLIQYLREHGRGFGLIVNCSEDNWITCCEAFAKQKLQQVWKSYPVVLHFTDNVCGPNSRREAHRWHASLSNLEIELGYDLTLRRLTYPENVSSGGSLPLRFWFVNTGTSRNYREFRLWVKLVQGEVSYEIPIHAATESWLTGDLVHNEIIQLPDMPPGNYTLSFGLFFEDRTFINLNIQSNVQDGYYEAGTVNVEITSEDPLLNIWDTYYPEGYYPLEDPKLPE; via the coding sequence ATGGGGAAATATTCGCTTGAAAACTACGAGAAGTATAAAACCGTAAAATTTCGGCCTTATCCATTACCGAGTAATGACGCTCAATCAAGAAATGGTGTTTTTCAATATGTTTCTTATTCATGGAATGAACTAGAACCTACTAGAGGGGAATACAAACTCGAACAGGTGAAGGCAGCACTTAACACAGCAACAAATCCAATACTTATGATCAAACCGGACTTACCTATATGGGTGAAAGGTCATGAAGTTGAATGTTTTGCGGCTTTTATAAGAAAAGTTGGGAGTTATATAGATTCAGATAGTCGAGTCGAAGGAGTTGTTATATCGACACTCGCTGACGGTAAGGAAGAATGGAATGCCTATACGGATTCACTTGAAGCCACGACGCTTCTTGCTGATCTGCACAATGCAAAACTAATTCAATACTTAAGGGAACATGGCCGTGGGTTTGGGTTGATCGTAAATTGCAGTGAAGATAACTGGATAACATGCTGTGAAGCATTTGCCAAACAGAAGCTGCAGCAGGTATGGAAGAGTTATCCGGTCGTCCTGCATTTTACCGATAATGTATGCGGTCCTAATAGTAGGCGTGAGGCGCATCGATGGCATGCAAGCCTTTCTAATTTGGAAATAGAGCTTGGATATGACCTTACTCTACGAAGATTGACATATCCAGAGAACGTTTCTAGTGGGGGCAGCTTACCGCTTCGGTTCTGGTTTGTTAACACAGGGACTTCAAGAAATTACCGTGAATTTCGTTTGTGGGTGAAATTAGTGCAAGGGGAGGTATCGTATGAAATTCCCATCCATGCTGCAACGGAGTCATGGTTAACGGGGGATCTTGTCCATAACGAGATTATACAATTGCCGGATATGCCGCCGGGAAATTATACATTAAGCTTTGGCTTGTTTTTCGAAGACCGAACATTCATCAATCTGAATATACAAAGCAACGTGCAGGACGGTTATTACGAGGCAGGTACTGTGAACGTTGAAATCACAAGTGAAGATCCTCTTTTGAATATATGGGATACCTATTATCCCGAAGGATATTATCCATTGGAAGATCCTAAATTGCCGGAATAG